A section of the Oryzias melastigma strain HK-1 linkage group LG14, ASM292280v2, whole genome shotgun sequence genome encodes:
- the dpp3 gene encoding dipeptidyl peptidase 3 isoform X1, with the protein MLTIVGLNIQVKMVDSQYYLPNDIGISALDCREAFRLLSPQEKMYAHYLSRASWYGGLVVLLQTSPESTNIFVLLQRIFRKETPEELENVATRVGLSSEEYKAFLVYAAGLYANMGNYKSFGDTKFVPNLPKDKLEALVKASQAFQEKPVEMEALWKSCSTLIYSLEDRQKQLGLGDKGITTYFSGNCTLEDAELAQRFLDSKKLSAYNTRLFKRNDGGKVCYEVRLASAVQKDSAVDGEKQTSCGTSTFEDKEFIVKRGDYCPLMEKVCFYLQQAEAFAANENQRKMLEEYRKSFTFGSVESHKEGSRFWIKDKGPIVESYIGFIESYRDPFGSRGEFEGFVAVVNKAMSERFGKLVSSAEVLLSELPWPQEFEKDTFLKPDFTSLDVLTFAGSGIPAGINIPNYDDIRQSEGFKNVSLGNVLAVAYATQKEKLTFLEEEDKDLFIKWKGPSFEVQVGLHELLGHGSGKLFVQDHKGKFNFEKDKVINPETGELISSWYQGSETWDSKFSTIASSYEECRAECVGLYLCLNTQVLSIFGLEGQDAEDVVYINWLSMVRAGLLGLEFYTPENKSWRQAHMQARFVILRVLLEAGEGLVGLKEVMGPDGKPDARITLDRSKIHTVGKNAIQRFLCKLQVFKSTADVEGGRALYDGYSSVGDSGANNFLRLRETVLLRKEARKMFVQANTRVNGDNVELVEYDSSAAGLIRSFTERFQEDADQLEADLLQLSEKDVPCWC; encoded by the exons ATGTTAACAATAGTTG GTTTAAATATCCAAGTCAAGATGGTGGACTCCCAGTACTACCTCCCAAATGACATTGGCATCTCTGCACTCGACTGCAGGGAGGCCTTTCGTTTGCTATCGCCTCAGGAGAAGATGTATGCCCACTATCTGTCACGTGCCTCATG GTATGGAGGTCTGGTGGTGCTTCTGCAGACATCTCCCGAGTCTACAAACATCTTTGTCCTGCTGCAGCGAATCTTCAGGAAGGAAACGCCAGAAGAGCTTGAAAACGTTGCTACAAGAGTTGGACTCAGCTCTGAAGAGTACAAG gcttTCCTGGTTTATGCAGCTGGTCTTTATGCAAACATGGGCAACTACAAATCTTTTGGAGACACCAAATTTGTTCCAAATCTACCTAAG GACAAGCTGGAAGCTTTGGTGAAGGCCAGTCAGGCCTTTCAGGAGAAGCCTGTAGAGATGGAAGCTCTCTGGAAAAGCTGCTCCACACTCATCTACTCTTTAGAAGACAGACAGAAACAGCTGGGTCTTGGTGACAAG GGAATCACAACCTATTTCTCAGGGAACTGCACTCTGGAAGATGCTGAGTTGGCTCAAAGATTTCTTGATTCAAAA AAACTCTCTGCGTACAACACGCGTCTGTTCAAGAGGAACGACGGAGGAAAAGTCTGCTACGAGGTCCGCTTGGCTTCAGCAGTGCAGAAAG ATTCTGCGGTGGACGGGGAGAAGCAGACTTCCTGTGGCACCTCAACGTTTGAAGACAAAGAGTTTATTGTGAAAAGAGGAGATTATTGTCCTCTGATggagaaagtttgtttttacctCCAACAAGCAGAG GCCTTCGCAGCCAATGAGAACCAGCGGAAGATGCTGGAAGAGTACAGGAAAAGTTTCACCTTCGGTTCTGTCGAATCCCACAAAGAGGGTTCACGCTTCTGGATCAAAGACAAGGGACCAATTGTCGAGAG TTACATAGGATTCATAGAGAGCTACAGAGATCCGTTTGGCTCCAGGGGAGAGTTTGAAG GTTTCGTGGCGGTAGTGAACAAGGCGATGAGCGAGCGTTTCGGCAAGCTGGTGAGTTCTGCTGAGGTGCTGCTGTCTGAGTTGCCGTGGCCTCAGGAGTTTGAGAAGGACACCTTCCTGAAACCCGACTTTACCTCCCTGGATGTTCTCACCTTCGCTGGAAGCGGAATACCAGCCGGCATCAACATCCCCAACT ATGACGACATCAGACAGTCGGAAGGATTTAAGAATGTGTCACTTGGCAACGTTTTGGCTGTAGCGTATGCTACCCAGAAAGAGAAGCTCACCTTCCTGGAAGAGGAGGACAAG GATTTGTTTATCAAATGGAAGGGTCCATCCTTTGAGGTGCAGGTTGGACTTCATGAACTGCTGGGACACGGAAGTGGCAAACTCTTTGTTCAG GATCACAAAGGCAAGTTTAACTTTGAGAAGGATAAAGTAATCAACCCAGAAACAGGAGAACTG ATCTCCAGTTGGTATCAGGGCAGTGAGACTTGGGACAGCAAATTCTCCACAATCGCTTCTTCCTACGAGGAATGCCGCGCTGAGTGCGTCGGCCTCTACCTGTGCTTGAACACACAAGTGCTCAG TATTTTCGGCCTTGAGGGTCAGGATGCAGAAGATGTGGTTTATATCAACTGGCTGAGCATGGTCAGAGCAGGACTGCTGGGCTTGGAGTTCTACACACCTGAGAACAAGAGCTGGAGACAG GCTCACATGCAGGCTCGCTTCGTGATCCTGCGTGTTCTGCTGGAGGCCGGGGAGGGCCTGGTGGGCCTCAAGGAGGTGATGGGGCCTGACGGCAAGCCCGACGCACGGATCACACTGGATCGGAGCAAAATCCACACTGTGGGGAAGAATGCTATTCAGAGGTTCCTCTGTAAGCTGCAG GTCTTTAAGTCAACGGCTGATGTGGAAGGAGGCAGGGCGCTCTACGACGGTTACTCCAGCGTCGGTGACAGCGGCGCTAACAACTTCCTGCGCCTGCGGGAGACGGTCCTGCTGAGGAAAGAAGCTCGCAAGATGTTTGTTCAGGCCAACACCAGAGTTAACG gTGATAACGTGGAGCTGGTGGAATACGACAGCAGCGCTGCAGGCCTGATTCGCTCCTTCACTGAGCGCTTTCAGGAAGACGCAGACCAGCTGGAGGCTGACCTGTTGCAGCTGAGCGAGAAAGACGTCCCCTGCTGGTGCTGA
- the dpp3 gene encoding dipeptidyl peptidase 3 isoform X2 has translation MVDSQYYLPNDIGISALDCREAFRLLSPQEKMYAHYLSRASWYGGLVVLLQTSPESTNIFVLLQRIFRKETPEELENVATRVGLSSEEYKAFLVYAAGLYANMGNYKSFGDTKFVPNLPKDKLEALVKASQAFQEKPVEMEALWKSCSTLIYSLEDRQKQLGLGDKGITTYFSGNCTLEDAELAQRFLDSKKLSAYNTRLFKRNDGGKVCYEVRLASAVQKDSAVDGEKQTSCGTSTFEDKEFIVKRGDYCPLMEKVCFYLQQAEAFAANENQRKMLEEYRKSFTFGSVESHKEGSRFWIKDKGPIVESYIGFIESYRDPFGSRGEFEGFVAVVNKAMSERFGKLVSSAEVLLSELPWPQEFEKDTFLKPDFTSLDVLTFAGSGIPAGINIPNYDDIRQSEGFKNVSLGNVLAVAYATQKEKLTFLEEEDKDLFIKWKGPSFEVQVGLHELLGHGSGKLFVQDHKGKFNFEKDKVINPETGELISSWYQGSETWDSKFSTIASSYEECRAECVGLYLCLNTQVLSIFGLEGQDAEDVVYINWLSMVRAGLLGLEFYTPENKSWRQAHMQARFVILRVLLEAGEGLVGLKEVMGPDGKPDARITLDRSKIHTVGKNAIQRFLCKLQVFKSTADVEGGRALYDGYSSVGDSGANNFLRLRETVLLRKEARKMFVQANTRVNGDNVELVEYDSSAAGLIRSFTERFQEDADQLEADLLQLSEKDVPCWC, from the exons ATGGTGGACTCCCAGTACTACCTCCCAAATGACATTGGCATCTCTGCACTCGACTGCAGGGAGGCCTTTCGTTTGCTATCGCCTCAGGAGAAGATGTATGCCCACTATCTGTCACGTGCCTCATG GTATGGAGGTCTGGTGGTGCTTCTGCAGACATCTCCCGAGTCTACAAACATCTTTGTCCTGCTGCAGCGAATCTTCAGGAAGGAAACGCCAGAAGAGCTTGAAAACGTTGCTACAAGAGTTGGACTCAGCTCTGAAGAGTACAAG gcttTCCTGGTTTATGCAGCTGGTCTTTATGCAAACATGGGCAACTACAAATCTTTTGGAGACACCAAATTTGTTCCAAATCTACCTAAG GACAAGCTGGAAGCTTTGGTGAAGGCCAGTCAGGCCTTTCAGGAGAAGCCTGTAGAGATGGAAGCTCTCTGGAAAAGCTGCTCCACACTCATCTACTCTTTAGAAGACAGACAGAAACAGCTGGGTCTTGGTGACAAG GGAATCACAACCTATTTCTCAGGGAACTGCACTCTGGAAGATGCTGAGTTGGCTCAAAGATTTCTTGATTCAAAA AAACTCTCTGCGTACAACACGCGTCTGTTCAAGAGGAACGACGGAGGAAAAGTCTGCTACGAGGTCCGCTTGGCTTCAGCAGTGCAGAAAG ATTCTGCGGTGGACGGGGAGAAGCAGACTTCCTGTGGCACCTCAACGTTTGAAGACAAAGAGTTTATTGTGAAAAGAGGAGATTATTGTCCTCTGATggagaaagtttgtttttacctCCAACAAGCAGAG GCCTTCGCAGCCAATGAGAACCAGCGGAAGATGCTGGAAGAGTACAGGAAAAGTTTCACCTTCGGTTCTGTCGAATCCCACAAAGAGGGTTCACGCTTCTGGATCAAAGACAAGGGACCAATTGTCGAGAG TTACATAGGATTCATAGAGAGCTACAGAGATCCGTTTGGCTCCAGGGGAGAGTTTGAAG GTTTCGTGGCGGTAGTGAACAAGGCGATGAGCGAGCGTTTCGGCAAGCTGGTGAGTTCTGCTGAGGTGCTGCTGTCTGAGTTGCCGTGGCCTCAGGAGTTTGAGAAGGACACCTTCCTGAAACCCGACTTTACCTCCCTGGATGTTCTCACCTTCGCTGGAAGCGGAATACCAGCCGGCATCAACATCCCCAACT ATGACGACATCAGACAGTCGGAAGGATTTAAGAATGTGTCACTTGGCAACGTTTTGGCTGTAGCGTATGCTACCCAGAAAGAGAAGCTCACCTTCCTGGAAGAGGAGGACAAG GATTTGTTTATCAAATGGAAGGGTCCATCCTTTGAGGTGCAGGTTGGACTTCATGAACTGCTGGGACACGGAAGTGGCAAACTCTTTGTTCAG GATCACAAAGGCAAGTTTAACTTTGAGAAGGATAAAGTAATCAACCCAGAAACAGGAGAACTG ATCTCCAGTTGGTATCAGGGCAGTGAGACTTGGGACAGCAAATTCTCCACAATCGCTTCTTCCTACGAGGAATGCCGCGCTGAGTGCGTCGGCCTCTACCTGTGCTTGAACACACAAGTGCTCAG TATTTTCGGCCTTGAGGGTCAGGATGCAGAAGATGTGGTTTATATCAACTGGCTGAGCATGGTCAGAGCAGGACTGCTGGGCTTGGAGTTCTACACACCTGAGAACAAGAGCTGGAGACAG GCTCACATGCAGGCTCGCTTCGTGATCCTGCGTGTTCTGCTGGAGGCCGGGGAGGGCCTGGTGGGCCTCAAGGAGGTGATGGGGCCTGACGGCAAGCCCGACGCACGGATCACACTGGATCGGAGCAAAATCCACACTGTGGGGAAGAATGCTATTCAGAGGTTCCTCTGTAAGCTGCAG GTCTTTAAGTCAACGGCTGATGTGGAAGGAGGCAGGGCGCTCTACGACGGTTACTCCAGCGTCGGTGACAGCGGCGCTAACAACTTCCTGCGCCTGCGGGAGACGGTCCTGCTGAGGAAAGAAGCTCGCAAGATGTTTGTTCAGGCCAACACCAGAGTTAACG gTGATAACGTGGAGCTGGTGGAATACGACAGCAGCGCTGCAGGCCTGATTCGCTCCTTCACTGAGCGCTTTCAGGAAGACGCAGACCAGCTGGAGGCTGACCTGTTGCAGCTGAGCGAGAAAGACGTCCCCTGCTGGTGCTGA
- the LOC118599620 gene encoding ras and Rab interactor 1-like, with protein sequence MAQQEDPLYDFPEPIQPLKSNLQKLQRGRGSLRSISVLDRLLLTVPVWLQLSINPATALHILQREPPGSFLVRKSRTSQRSVLCVRLADESVPSFVQEFGIRKEQSTLSLETSAISFPDLPRLISFYCVSRDVLPFPLELPEAIAKATSHKELESISHMGIEFWSSQLNVRGPRDALKLKVDQKPDETPASAVAPPPSTPTPPDSAPHLESDNLLQKDPNATLFQEFCPIMTRSPKELDCGSGLGALCFINPLFPQSGNNLTKRRMFKQSLKVRVSTETCTLLSPPLAPPPPPPLMPKTKGKGKAKKQAKEITKLREDCVQVTQPGQTGDDHQPLPHIQDSHCEDKANLSSETPHLGVQETGDEKRKAGIEKMKEELAQLPAAMDNLQTDYMKPSPLISFSHIPSLYKSPSTCPMTPPLFPKASSLSPISPSPVSLSPNLSPSLSPKFHVLPSLSPKASSAFSCVRPFQPLQTASDSAYAVPTVTDQQRSGKQLEKGDRNTEKEDVHTKGEEKDYLDLEKESCTSSDLEDKSGPPLEPKQTNSTSLQQTSTSESK encoded by the exons ATGGCACAGCAAGAGGACCCGCTGTATGATTTCCCAGAGCCCATCCAGCCGCTGAAGAGCAATCTGCAGAAGCTTCAAAGAGGACGGGGCTCCCTGAGAAGCATCAGCGTCCTGGACCGCCTCCTGCTGACAGTTCCCGTGTGGCTTCAGCTGTCAATCAACCCTGCCACTGCACTGCACATTCTGCAGAGGGAACCTCCCGGG TCGTTCCTGGTGAGAAAGTCCCGTACTTCCCAGAGAAGTGTGCTTTGTGTTCGTTTGGCGGATGAGAGCGTGCCATCATTTGTGCAGGAGTTTGGCATCAGAAAGGAACAATCCA CTCTGTCTTTGGAAACTTCCGCCATCAGCTTTCCAGATCTTCCAAGGCTGATTTCCTTTTACTGTGTCAGCAg AGATGTCTTGCCTTTTCCTCTGGAGCTCCCAGAAGCCATTGCAAAGGCAACATCGCACAAAGAACTGGAGTCCATCTCACATATGGGAATAG aattctGGAGCTCCCAGCTAAATGTCCGTGGACCACGAGATGCACTGAAGCTCAAGGTGGATCAGAAGCCAGACGAAACACCAGCTTCAGCTGTGGCGCCTCCACCGAGCACCCCAACTCCACCGGATTCAGCGCCCCATCTTGAGTCAGACAACCTCCTTCAAAAAGATCCAAATGCGACTCTGTTCCAAGAGTTTTGCCCAATCATGACCCGCAGCCCCAAAGAGCTGGACTGCGGTTCTGGCCTGGGAGCTCTTTGTTTCATCAACCCGCTTTTCCCCCAGTCTGGGAACAATCTGACCAAACGGCGCATGTTCAAACAAAGCCTTAAGGTCCGGGTTTCCACAGAGACGTGTACTCTGCTCTCACCGCCGCTTGCTCCACCGCCACCTCCGCCACTAATGCCAAAAACCAAAGGGAAGGGCAAGGCCAAAAAGCAGGCGAAAGAAATCACCAAGTTAAGGGAAGATTGCGTCCAAGTAACTCAACCTGGTCAAACAGGCGATGACCACCAGCCCCTGCCACACATACAAGACAGTCACTGTGAGGACAAAGCGAACCTCTCATCAGAAACTCCTCATCTAGGAGTGCAGGAGACAGGAGACGAAAAAAGGAAAGCTGGAATTgagaaaatgaaagaggaaCTGGCTCAACTGCCAGCAGCAATGGACAATCTTCAAACAGACTACATGAAACCATCGCCTCTAATCAGTTTTTCCCACATTCCCTCTCTGTACAAGTCACCATCCACCTGTCCCATGACACCCCCACTTTTCCCCAAAGCGTCATCGCTTTCTCCCATCTCTCCCAGTCCCGTCTCCCTCTCTCCTAATCTTTCTCCATCTTTATCTCCCAAGTTTCACGTCTTACCATCTCTTTCCCCCAAGGCCTCCTCAGCTTTCTCTTGTGTCCGTCCATTCCAACCTTTACAAACGGCCTCCGACAGTGCTTATGCTGTTCCTACAGTCACAGACCAGCAGAGGTCGGGAAAGCAGTTGGAAAAAGGGGatagaaacacagaaaaagaagatgTGCACACAAAAGGGGAAGAAAAAGACTATTTGGATTTAGAGAAAGAGAGTTGCACTTCCAGTGACCTAGAAGACAAAAGTGGACCTCCTTTAGAACCCAAACAGACCAACAGTACAAGCCTCCAACAAACAAGCACCTCAGAaagtaaataa